The Arachis ipaensis cultivar K30076 chromosome B05, Araip1.1, whole genome shotgun sequence nucleotide sequence TCGCCAACATGGGCATAGGGGTCTCCAGTTGATGTCCAGCCCATCAACGGATTCTCCCACCTATAAACACATTATTGATAATGACCGGTCTATGAGACATCATTAGTAATTAGGAAAGGACCATTGATTAATCAAGTGATAAGATCAGTTGGAAAGGTTTATATTCAGCATCATATGGCAAGATTGGTAGTAATCCATCAAACTTAAAGTTAATCAATAACTAGTGTTATTCAAGGATGTCCAACAAAATCAGTGAACTGAAATACGTTTCATATGAACATCTTTGCAAATTGCCATGGGGAAGGAAATGCCAATGACAACATAAGCTTTATCAGAaatttatgaaaatatttgaaGGATAGATATCTGATGAGTATTCAGAAATCAAAATCCAGGCTTGCTACCAAACTGACAGACTATGTTGAAGGAAagttaaagaagaaaaataaagatatgACCCAGGTTGCgatgttttgaaaaataataaatagtgAACAAGCAATGAGATAAAAAGAAAACGCACTTTTGGGTTGACAAAAAGTTAATCTTCCACCTTCCAACCTTTCCAGATCCTTGTTGAGTAGCAGTTCTAGCAGGAGAGTAAATTACAACCTGCACCACATTACAGCTATAAGGCATGTGACTAATTGAATTTCAGTTGCTTGCAAGAAACACAGAGAGAAGGAATATCTATTGATATTtccatatttttaaaactttcaaGTTCGACATTCGCCTCACAAATATGGCCTCAAGCAAATTAAGCTAAAAGCCAATACACTATCATGCAAATATTATGCAAGTGAAAACGCCACTATATCGTAAGCTAAAATTAAAATCTTTGTTCAACCTAGGATCATTTAGTAGACAACCACCATCAATTACAATGCGGTGATCCAATGACAGCTGAAATAAGGCACCTATGAACCTTGGCGAGATAACCAAGAATCCCTAGGTTAAATTTGCATAGCATAAAACGggggaagaaagaaaataaagagggTATTCATCTTGGTACATGAATCATTGCATCCAATAAGATAAGATTAGGTTAAGAATTGGAATAGAGAAGAATACCCTACGACGAAGGTGATCGTCGGGAATACCGGAAACCAATCCGATCTCGCCTGGTTTGGGCTTCTCCACCAACGCGTCGGAGGAGAATGGACGCAAGGCGCCTCCCAAAACGGTGCGTAGGCCACGGCCATGGCTCGCCGCACGTTGCACAGAGTATGCCATTCTTCGGTGCTGTCTCCTCAGTTACTTCgatttttgtttgattctctgCGAAAAAGAGAGAGTTAAGAAATGAACACAAAATTCGCACTCGTGTGGGATTTACTGTTTGGCGTGAATTTACGTATTCTAGCCCTCGCACTTCTTCATATTTGAAGAATGGACCCTCCAATGTTGGGTTAGCCTCATTTCCTGGTTCCCCGCCCGGGGTAATGGAAGCTTCTAGAAACCAGGTTCCTGTACCACTAAATAATTTAATCGAACTTtaaaaattcaatcaaattcATAAATAATATCGGGTGAAGACTCATGACTGGATATCCAATAAGAGTTaagaattattagataatttgataaatttaattaaattattatttaattatttttaattattaattttatataaatataattgtacATCTGACTTTTTATcttaatataataatttataaaatacaGATATTTTATTGTGTGTTTATGTGATATTCATTAATATTCGTCCTACATACATATCTTCTTATTCAAtaatgtcttaataaaaaataaaaaaattatatttttgataCGACACTAATCAATAAAATNNNNNNNNNNNNNNNNNNNNNNNNNaatatataaaaataataactattaTAAAGTTATTTTATATACTAAAAAAGTTTTAAACTCGACCATTTATTTTAaacattctttgattcattgAAGAATCAAGAATTATCGCCCTGTCTTAAATGGatacataataattaatataattaaaaataatttctaattTGTTCATATAAAAAGGTATATTTCGTTTTAAttaaaagagttttttttttgttcactttcaaaattcaaatcgcTCTTAATACGATAAATATTTGTCAAGTATTTTTTTGTTCTGCTTTCGCATTGGACTCCAATCCCATAATGGAATTTCACAAAGTGAAAGGACTATTTGAGCAATTCCAAAAATATTGAGCTCTAagtctttttcttgttctgtttttGTTTATTCTTTTCCCTCTCTGAAAAGAACACACAAAATATAAAgggtatttctttttttttttctggtacATCTCGTTCTTCTCAACTTCGTCTTGAAACATTTGGTGTCAAATTCGATTCTTTGCACGTAAAAACATTTGATTTTTTCCCCAAATCTCACAAGCGCCCGGTGATTCTCTCGTGCGTTGCACCTTTGTTCACCGATTCTTCCTTCAATTTCGTCCCAATTTTTCTCAATTAAAGTTGTTAAATTTAATGCTATTTTTCTTGCAAGGTCAGTGAACTTTATGCTAGTTATGTATCGGTGATTTACTGATTATTTTcctcttttataatttttttcttgaaaTTTTACTAAATGTGCACATATTTATGTGTTTATGCATGTTTGAGCTGAAAGGCATTTTTTTATGGtggttcttcttttcttttcttgatacATCGTTGTCATTGTGCTTTTTTTAATTCAAACTGCCAAAATTGAACATTTGTCTGCATAATGAATTTTAGAAATGAGAAGATAGCATCATGTGGTTTCAATTTGAGATGATACAGTATTCTTCTGATAATTCCACACTGATAATATGAGTTGTAATTGATTATTTATCATCAAGGTTATCAATTGGCATGTAGTTATAACAATTTGTGTGTCCATATTTGTAGTTTTATGTTACCATTTTAAAGGCCTAATCTATTGAGTTATTTGAAGGATCATGTGCTTATTACTTGTCTTATAACGTTGTTTGTAGGTCCATAACTATCAGATTTTTCTTGTTTGAGGATGGACATGCTGAAAACAGCTGCACCCAATTTTGATTTCTTCCTTCAGAGttaaaatcaaagattacacttTTCGGAAAGTGCTGTTGAGTTCTTGTAATGGGTGCGCCTAAGCAGAAATGGActgcagaagaagaagcagcgctCAAAGCTGGAGTAGTCAAACATGGGGCTGGAAAATGGCGCACAATACTTACAGACCCAGAGTTTAGTGCCATTCTGCGCATGCGATCAAATGTAGATCTCAAGGTACATTATGTCAAGGGCCAAGCATGTTGTGGGAAGTGTTAAATAGGGAGTCTTATTATTATGTCTGATTTGAAAGGTTACAAAGGCACTTGTCAATGACCATAAGTCTATTGAATCATAAGAAATAATTTCAGTGTCATTTACTTTGCTAAAATTGTCTAATCTGAGGCATGCTCAGGTGTATTTTTATGGATGCTTTGAACTGTGAACAGGACAAATGGAGGAAT carries:
- the LOC107642694 gene encoding NADH dehydrogenase [ubiquinone] iron-sulfur protein 4, mitochondrial, whose amino-acid sequence is MAYSVQRAASHGRGLRTVLGGALRPFSSDALVEKPKPGEIGLVSGIPDDHLRRRVVIYSPARTATQQGSGKVGRWKINFLSTQKWENPLMGWTSTGDPYAHVGDSALYFDNEESAKEFAERHGWEYVVKKPHTPLLKVKAYADNFKWKGLPTKPDSEQ